GATGCTGCTTCCTCATTGGTTTGTGCTGAAATATGAGTGCAATTTCCTGTCCCCTCAGCAGTGTTGGTTTCTCTTCTTGACTTGATGCAGGCACAGATTTATCAAGCTCCTCAGTCAACAAACACATCACCGGAAGAAATATGGGTAAgtataagattaaaaaataaaataatattttaaagtagataACATGCTTTGGCATAATTGTCAGTGATGTTCGCAAcattcttcctggtttaggcTGTATAAATGTGGTAATGCAAAGCAtgataagagagaaagaaatgaggaagacACATGGTTTCCTCTACTTTGAGCAGTGGTAAAGGGCCAAACTTTAAATTTAGAACTAATTAGGCAAAACCATAGATATAGAAAAAGGGGGTTGttcatactttattttcttttcaggaaaCAGTGCTTTGGCAAACTTCATTCAGTATTAGGAAGAAGCCTACCAGCCCCTGGCTTTAGAGCTATCTGGCACCAAtccctcatctgtacaatggtccagtaaatactttttatatccatcagaaaaaaatgtgatattaGGAAAGAATATTTCCAGTATTAATAAATGTCAAGTAATAATTATTAGTTAATAAGTGACTACCACAGTGCCTGAAATATATAGTAGAGTCTTAATAAGTAACTATTAAACTGATAGATGAAAGCAAGCATTTTCTATAACACTGTAGGAAAATATTGTACTTTTGGTCATCGTCATCAATGATTTGTACTATTTTTAGATCTGTTCAAGAATAGATATACTTTAATATACTGTAGATTGTCTTTTTTGACAtctggtaaaaattaaaaaattaaaaactcaccAAAATTTCTCAGTGCTTGTTCTAAAaacaattttctcaaaatttGATTAAAGGAGGCAAAATAATATCTGAAAAGATATGTGAATACTGTAATAGGAATTATATACAGTATTCCACTAAAATCTCAGATCCACCCAAATTAAATGAACAACTATTATCTGCAGAGCCTAGTATTATACGTGAAGTGTTACCATATAAATTACACTCTGAGCACCTCCAGCTTTTCTGCTATGCTGTGGCTAGATGACTAAAGatgatttcttttcagaaaatgtaGGGGACAGCACAAAGATTGGTGCAGACTACCAATGTCATTAAAACAATATTACCAGCTAACGTACAGTGAATGCCTCCCATGTGCTAGGAACTTTGCTTCATATGTCgtttcatttaaccctcacaacaatcTTAGAAACTGGGTACTAACTTACACATGTGAAAACTGGAACTTAGAGAGGTGAAGAAACACCAATGGGCCCAGAGTGCTGTTGAGAGGCATTCGAATTGTCTCCAGAGCCCACGCTCTTAACCACAAGCCTGTACTGCCTCTGCGTCACTACAAAGAAGAGGGCCTCTGCTTCATCAACCCATCCTGTCTTGTGGTTAAGTCAAGGCAGGAAATGCTTTTACAGCTAGAGAAATGTATTCCATTGAAAACTTTATAAACCtttctaaaaatcattttttcatttaatctgtcataccatttttaaagaaaatgatgacTATCTATTGAGTAACACGGACAAAGGAGGAAGAGGCACATGCTGCCCATTACCCGACTTTCTCGGTCCTGGTCTTAAGGGGAGGATGTTTTCATGGTTCAGGTGTTCTTCCCAAGACACATGAGCCTGGTGTTGGACGTGTTGTGTGTGCATCAGAGTCCCATCCGCGGGGGCTGATTCAATCTTCCTGCATCGCAGACATTACCCTAGTGTCCTTTTCCTACTTCAGTTATATCCTTTAGAAGTTTCTTTAGTGGGGATTTTGGATGTAAATGTTCTGAGTGGTAGTTTACCTGAAAATGTCCTAATTCTTGCTCTGGTCCTTGAAATTTAGTTCTGTTGAGTATATAATTATAGGATGACATATATTTTCTTAGCAATTTGGAACTTTTAATCTTCTGCTGTCTGTTATCGCTGTTGAGAAGTCTTTTGTCCGTCTAAATTCCATCCTTCATAGGTAGTCCATCTTTCCTCTCTGGctcttttttccttagtcttTGGTGAACTGCAATTTTATTGCAATGTGTCTAAGTATAGgtttccatttttgtgtttttaatcctATTTGGGATTTTCTAAGCTTCATAAATCTGCAGATTTCATGAGGATTGAAGATGCATGAGGATTCTTCATCCATCCTCAAGATTCCTTCATCAGTTCTAGAAAGCTCATCATCTTTGTGAATATTGCCTTTTCAACATTCTCTCTTTTCGATCTTTATGGAATTCCAATTATGTATATGCCACCCTTTTCACCTTTTCTCCATATCTCTTATATTTTCCCATGTCCTTAACATGCTGAtaattttgtgttatttctttATCTCTATCTTGCAATATACAAATTTTCTCTTCAGCTGGATCTAATCAGTTGGTTACtccctgtgtttatttttaaatttaaattattattatttttatttttagaaagtctTTTTCAATCTTTCTAAAAATATGGCTTGTCATTTTTTAATCTCTTCCTCCTTACTCATGTGTTTAAAtcccttcttttgtttctttaaacatattaaacatattttgtgttttttatatatatatatataaattttatctcTAAAGTTTTGTGGATCTGGTTTACTTTGTTGTTTCTGCTCAATCTGACACGTAGTTGCTTAttattctctctgtgtgtatgtgtgtgtgtgtgtgtgtgtgtgtgtgtgaataaggTCATATTTGTTAGAACTCTATCTGTAGGATTCTTTGAGGCCTGAGTTAAAGAGGACTTGTTCAAGGGGGGATCTGTGTCAACTTCTTCCAGGagcctagaatttattttttcatatatagttAACCTTTATTTTTGGTGAAGTTATTTTCATAATTaggtaaattatttatttattgttttctctcaATTACATTTTATGTATGAGGATAGAAATAAGATCAGATTTCTTAAAAAGGCATATATGTTCCATCTGTGGGTAAAACAGATGTTTGTTTGTCAAGATGCTCTACATGCCATCTCACACAGCCTTTTGattccactttttaatgtttccatTGCAATACAATACACATGCAGCAAAATGCACATATCCTAAGTGTACAGCTTGATGCATTTCTACAAACTGAGCATGCTCATGGAACCAGCCACCCCTACCAAGAGATAGAACATTGCCAAATCTCAGAAGTCCTCCTCATGCCCTCTTCCAACAGTACTCAGCCTTTCCCCAGAGGTAGCCACTACCCAGACTCCTAACATCATAGATTAACTTTGCCTGGTTTGTATCAGATAATACatactcttttgtgtctttttttttatcactCAGAATTACATTTGTGATCTTCAACCATGCGATTGCATGTAGCAATAATTTATTCATCTTCATTGAGGTGTAGATTTCAGTGGTGTTACTATATCCCAATTTACTCATCTATTATACTGCTAGTGGGCATTCTAGTTAAGGGATATTACAAGTAGTGTTACTGTGAATATTCTAATTCTAGTACCTGTCTTTTGGTTAACATATGTATGCGTTTATGTTGAACAAATACCTagaggtggaattgctggatcatatggcatgCATAAGTGCCTAGTGTTTTTTTACTCAACAGCATATGAGTCAAGATGTTCTATTTCCTTCCTAACACTtgatattttgtcttattttcatttcatttgttgtgttgggtgtgtagtggtatatcattttaattttagcttgaattcctctgatgactaatgaagttGAGCATGTAGGTTGGCCTGAAGTTTGCAGGATCAAACTAATAATGTAGACCCAGACCTAGTTTCCAAGTGAGGACCCCACAGGCCACAACTACTTAGGGTAGAATTTTTTATTGTAACTCCTCACAGAAACCAAgcagaggcagggaaattgcCATCTTTTCTCTACTGTCTGCAAATGTctgtggaatttattttattttgtttattttctagttcACCCTTTCCCTGACAGCAGAGGTTCTGGATCCCATGTGTTTGGGATGGTCAAGGACCCCTTCTTACCTGCATAGGCCCAAGTTTTGTCTCTAGTTTCTCTGATCCCTAGTGAGTTCCTCCAGATCTACATATGTCTTCAGGCCATCCAGAGCTCCGGCGCTCACTCACCTCCCTGATAACAGCTCCCACCTCCTTTCTTCCATCACAAATTTTCCCCCCCTTTGGAAGCTTCcctatttatttaaaaggctgtttttcacattttattcctgttttttaGGTTGATAAAGCTAAAAGTTTTCAGGAGTTTTAGTTACCTGTTTAAGAGTGAAATATGATATATTTTCCCATATGATTTACTCTGCTAGTAGAATTCTTGTGACTTGTGATGGCAGGTCTTTTTGTGCTCAGGATTCATCAACAGTTGGGAGGGAGTGATTCTGGTGCCCTGAATAGTGTTTCTAGAAAGCTTTCTGTGAAGGTATTCACCATGTAAATGATCTCAGCCACCAGTAGGCCTCAGCAGCAAAGGGATATAGACAAAGTATTTCTCTACTCCAGTATGGAGAGAAGGATGGAACCTTTACTCTTATGTGAATCTATGACATCATAGCTTTAAAAAGACACTAACCTCTTAAACCATCAGATATAAAGGTGGAAATTAATGATTCCAAGATTTTACCCAGAATAAGAACATTCTGTCCTCTCATTtataaaagtataagaaaaataaagtgagttAGTcgacaaaggaaataaaaagataaacagaagtAGGATTGTCTAATTATATGCTAAGGCTTAACAAactgctacattttaaaattctaaaactttaTTGTATTTCTATTATAGTATTTCTTTGGATAATAAGGTGATTTTTGAAAGTGCCGTACACCTAGATTGAATATGAAATTAGAAATTTGAAATCACATAACCATACAGTTGATCACACATGCAAAAGTATTTACCAATCACAgacaaataacagaattttttatctttagctgctgaaatgactttttaaattgagttttgtGTTCTTGGGTTATATCCATTGAGAAATATAATTCGCTCTAATCTAACATGCCTCAGGTAGTTCTTATTTGATATAAGTAAAATGTCTTGACTTGATTTTATTTACTGAAGTCAATAAgataattttcccattttaaacaCCTTCACTGTAACTTAATGCATTTTCAATATCTtcaatacatgaaacaaaaagggATTATTTCAAAATCCTGATTGTAATGAAGTCATGCATCTTAAACATCTAAACAATTTTAATTCATCTTTCATTACAGaaggaaaggaattttaaaaggaaataccaATCTCTGTGCAAACAAAGCCTTGTATATTCATGTTTGCACCAATCTACTGTGagatttatgaagaaaaacaaattgcgGACAACTCTCTATGTACACTTACAAATGCCTCAGTTGATGCTTGTGGGCTGTTTGTCAGCGTTCTGTGATAATGAACACATGGACTTCTGTTTATTAAATTCAGTTGACCCCTTTAGCCAATTGCCAGGAGCCTGGATTTTTACTTCCAACTGCTGATATCTGTGTAAAAATTGATCTACATCCACCCTTTAAAAGCATTGATGAATTAATTAGAACTTtagacaacaaagaaaaattgaaaaagaattctcagtaaaagCGAATTCGATGTTCAAAACAAACTACAAAGAGACAAGACTTCTCTGTTTACTTTCTAAGAACTAATATAATTGCtaccttaaaaaggaaaaaatgaacagcACATGTATTGAAGAACAGCATGACCTGGATCACTATTTGTTTCCCATTGTTTACATCTTTGTGATTATAGTCAGCATTCCAGCCAATATTGgatctctgtgtgtgtctttcctGCAAGCAAAGAAGGAAAGTGAACTAGGAATTTACCTCTTCAGTTTGTCACTATCAGATTTACTCTATGCATTAACTCTCCCTTTATGGATTGATTATACCTGGAATAAAGACAACTGGACTTTCTCTCCTGCCTTGTGCAAAGGGAGTGCTTTTCTCATGTACATGAATTTTTACAGCAGCACAGCATTCCTCACCTGCATTGCCGTTGATCGGTATTTGGCTGTTGTCTACcctttgaagttttttttcctaaggaCAAGAAGATTTGCACTCATGGTCAGCCTGTCCATCTGGATATTGGAAACCATCTTCAATGCTGTCATGTTGTGGGAAGATGAAACAGTTGTTGAATATTGCGATGCCGAAAAGTCTAATTTTACTTTATGCTATGACAAATACCCTTTAGAGAAATGGCAAATCAACCTCAACTTGTTCAGGACGTGTACAGGCTATGCAATACCTTTGGTCACCATCCTGATCTGCAACCGGAAAGTCTACCAAGCTGTGCGGCACAATAAAGCCAcggaaaacaaggaaaagaagagaatcaTAAAACTACTTGTCAGCATCACAGTTACTTTTGTCTTATGCTTTACTCCCTTTCATGTGATGTTGCTGATTCGCTGCATTTTAGAGCATGCTGTGAACTTCGAAGACCACAGCAATTCTGGGAAGCGAACTTACACAATGTATAGAATCACGGTTGCATTAACAAGTTTAAATTGTGTTGCTGATCCAATTCTGTACTGTTTTGTAACCGAAACAGGAAGATATGATATGTGGAATATATTAAAATTCTGCACTGGGAGGTGTAATACatcacaaagacaaagaaaacgcATACTTTCTGTGTCTACAAAAGATACTATGGAATTAGAGGTCCTTGAGTAGAACCAAGGATGTTTTGAAGGGAAGGGAAGTTTAAGTTATGCATTATTATATCATCAAGATtacattttgaaaaggaaatctAGCATGTGAGGGGACTAAGTGTTCTCAGAGTGATGTTTTAATCCAGtccaataaaaatatcttaaaactgCATTGTACAGCTCCCTCCCTGCGTTTTATTAAATGATGTATATTAAACAAAGatcaatattttcttaatgactCAGGGTCTTTATTGTTAATGCCAATTGTTTTTGTATCTGTGCTATAATCCCTTAGAGTCAGTAAAGTATGTAGGGGACTGTTTCTTCCTTTGTGTCTGGGTTTATGAtttttctcactctttctttGGACTCCAGGGTGTCAGCCATCAGGTCTCCTAATTTTGTGTACCGGTCTCCAACAACCCCAGCTACTGAATACTGCTTCTAATCTCCTCATTCATtaacaaatctttatttttttatcttgtaTAAAATAACTGCTTTATTGACACAAAATTTACATAACTTAAAATTCAACTTTGTAttgtgtacaattcagtgattttttgtatattcacagagctgtgcaaccatcaccacactCAAAAAATTTTCATCACCCACCAAAGAAATCTTATACTCTTAGCAGTCGCTCCCTGCTCTCCCGTCCATGCCAGttattaatttactttctgtctctaaggaTTTTCATTactctgaacatttcatataaatagaattatacaatatgtggcctaCTGTGAcgtatttcacttagtataatggtTTCAAGTTTTATCCATGTGTAGaatgtatcagcacttcatttctttttatggcctGATAGTATTCTGTTGCATGGTTATactccattttgtttatctaatCACTTGGcttcattaacaaatatttattgaatccaTTCCATAAACTAGGTTTTGAGTTAAGTACTGGGGCTATGAAAGAAATGGTCTCATGAAGCCTCACGAAGTTTACATTAGTTCAAAAGCCTAGTCACCGAGCTTGAAAGATTTCTatataaaggaaaaggaaataggctctgagttttattttgatctctttttaatttataactGGGTATAACATAGCTGAAATTACCAGAAGTTTAATGCATAGACAAATAAATAGTTctattatatctttctttttggACTTAGAATGTTAGAAtattttgagagttctttttttttttttttttgagtcagagtcttgctctgtaatccaggctagagtgtagtggtgcgatctccactcactgcagcctccacctcccaggttcaagcgattctcctgcctcagcctcccaagtagctgggattacaggcacccaccaccatgcccagctaatttttgtatttttagtagagacggggtttcaccatgttgcacaggctggtctcaatcgaactcctgacctcaagtgatcatcccacctaggtctcccaaagtgctgagatgacaggcgtgagccaccatgcctggcaaagaGAGTCTTGATACAACATATTCTTTTGAATCCTCATTGTGTAAATTGCCTCGTTGTAAATAGACACTCAGTAAACATTTTCctcaccaaaatatttttaaggatttttctacccttctccttttctctttgctttccttttcttgcctgtTCTTTCCACTCCCCCCAAAATGATCAGATAGCAAATGTCTTGATAACATGAGGTGCcctcacattaaaaaacaaaatattgagccgggcgcggtggctcatgcctgtaatcccagcactttgggaggctgaggtgggcagatcgccttaggtcaggagttggagaccaggctgaccaatatgatgaaactctgtctctactaaaaattcaaaaatgtgcCAGAcctggcctggtggcatgtgcctgtaatcccagctacttgggaggctgagtcataaGCCTGCAATGGGAAAATGGATCGAATCTGGGGTGAGGGGGAAGTGATGTGGGGGTTATGGTACCTCTTTTCTCTTCCAAAGATGCTGTTCTTACTGCATCACTTGTGGCTGGCCAGGAAAAGCCATGCAGGAGTTTTGTTTGTGGCCACTAGGTGACGATCGTGTTCTGTACGGGACCTCTTATTAATAGTTCACCACTAGCCGCCACTCCAGAAGAGCGGAGGAACCCAGGATAATATTTTGTCAACCAAGAAACAAGAAGTCCCTCCCAGGAACTGGAAATGAATGGGGAAAATGCTGAAATCTCATTTGCACtattcatttctcttctctctggaaAGCTCGGCAATCATCAGGTCATTTCATTTGGCTTAAATTCCATGTgtctttccaaacttttaaaagCTGGTGAAAATTGTTCCACCCATATGTAAAAGAACATAGGTTAAGTTGTCTAATTCTTGCAGGAATGTGGATATAGCattaaaaatatgtctttgtATACTTATCTTACCCATGTAAGAAAAGAGTGGCCaactttcatataaatagaaagaGAACATTTAAGCTATATGCAGTTTGCATTTTTGTCTACTATTATGAAATTATTATCTATGAAATTCAAGCTGTAACTcaacatatgtataattttaatttctaatttattgttAGATCTCAGCACTTAAAAAATTACATCTTGTATTTGAATTGTTAAATCTGTTCCCTGCAAAGAACAGTAATACAATCATGTTCTAATTTACTAGCATttgcatattttagaaatataatggcctgtaatttacttttcttttgcctATAATTTTCTGAAGCTCTTTATGATGCACCggtgcatttttatttaaaaaatagattgtgACTCCTCAAATAATGTTACAATTCGATGTTCAAAAAGCAATCCAGGTACATAGCCATAAAGGGATGAGCTAGAGAGGTCTCCATATTATCATTCAATGTGagaataaaaattctatattttattctagaataaaattataaatttctttatCTAGGAAATGTGTGTTCATTGAACTTCAAATCTAACACAAGCAAGAAAGCTTACCCTGCAATGACTTGATTTGCCAATactgttaaaaatattaactttagtTCTCAGCATTTCATTGAAAGCTGTTAGATATTTGCTTGAGCTTGTAAGCATCCTtctaaaagaattattttcagaATTACTCTAAAATTTCTGGTATTGCCTCCAAGACTGTTGACACTAACAAAAAATTTAACTTGGAAACCTCGattgaaaatttagaaacaattCTTGTTCTGATCTCCAGAAAGGACAATTTTAAGGGTATTCTCACTGGTAATCACAATTGTttgttggataaataaataataagttaattaatcaaacaaactaaaaatgcTGCAGTTTTACAGTTTGTCCTAACCTCAGGATTCAGTTCCTAAAACCTTTAGGGCTATTTGTATTCCTGGTGGAAAATTTTAAGATTATATGGGAAAGTAAGGTTAAAGAGAAAGAGTCTCCCTTTAGGAAAGctgttattaataatttttacatttgctgaactAAAATAGTAGGAACAAACATTAGCAAATGACATTTTATTCATCTTAAATTAGTAGTAACAAGAATTGTCATGTTAATTTCCAGCTATCATTCCTTGCTCATGAGAAATGTTTTTAGGATATCCCTTCCTTAAATTTTTAGTAAGCTGTTCATCAGTTGACTTACTTTTGTTGCAGACTACACAGTGGCATGAATCTCTGTTCATGGAATCAGTGCTGCGAGAAAACattgttacattttctttatcagctTAATTGTAAATCCCAGCCCACATACCACCAAGCTATAGGAAATTCCATCTCAGGCATTATGGGATTGTCTTCCCCTTTTTGGTTTACACCAGAATCGGGAGGTTTACATGATGCTAAGAAAATGAAAGGGGTCTTTGATTTATAGTCACCAGTGATGGTAATATTGCCTAACCTTTTAGTGGTTGCTTGATTCCTTTACGGCCTCCCTGAATCTCTTGGGGCACAGGGCAGGACCTGATAGGAGCCAGTTAATGGCCCAGATTCTTGTGCATCAGGTAGAGTTTCCTTCAAAATGTCGTATATCCTCATgcgaactaaaaataaaatcctaaaattctaagccccccaactgACTGAAAAGACCCCTCTTGGCTgggggaccccagagaaaccttaaaaactgagttcctAGCCATGACAGAATGGGAGCTTGTACACACCTCATTGCACCCACTCTGTTTTACAACTTAGACACAACAACTGACCAGTGTTAATGTTAAAAtggagatcataagactgacaaaatGGACTCTTTATGGCTATAAGATACTAAATTGTAAACAAGACCTAAGGTCACGCCAAGCAAGAGTTAAGTCACATACCCCCgtacttaaagaataaactatgttcCACCTGccacaagatttttctttttctctagcagctaaacaagcactggcctcGAGATAAGAAATATTGAAACAATTACAGCTCACCAATTGCCAGATGCAGCCTGATTTCACCCCTCTGTTCCACAAGCCATCACTACAGCTCTGATGTGACAAGAGGTTGATTTTGGTAACTTTCTCTTGATGAAAGACCACCAACCATGGACTGGTTCTGGCTGGTTTACAGAGGCTGCGCACTTGAATGCCTCTGTgtctctgcttcaccttttgacataCAAGGCCTAATTGTAATGCATTTATATGTTAAGTCTCCACACAAAAGTGAACATGCAACATGCATGTTTATTCAGTGCACACGCGTTAGGACACCcttcatgaatatttatagctACTCTTATAACCTGCTAAATATTTATACTTGGCTAACCTGTTCAGCATAAATCCCTGTTCCATCCTCCCCTCCCTCAATGTACCTGCCTTCTGGCTTCTACCAGAGGCTACGTTTCCCAGCCTGTCAAAATGACCACTCTGCAGGCTGTAACCCTTTATGAGAAATCAACTCTCCATTCTAAATGTAACATCTCATAATGTTTCAGCTGACACTTCAGAGCTGCCTCTTTTTAGGAATGCCTGACATCCAGACCTACATGGTTCTTGGCTTTAGCAATGGAGCACGTAGTACCTAAATAAGtcaatcaaagccacagtgattggttcagtgGTGGGCATGTGACCGAACTTGCTTAGATTCTGGGACAAAGACTCTTTCTTTTAatctggatgtggtggtatgTGAATGAGATGCCTGGAATCCTTGTGGCCATTTTGTTAACATGAAATAGCCAATGCATGGGAAAAAGGAGAGCTCAGGGAATCACACAACACTGGAGCTGTGTCCTAAAGATACAGAGAGTCTTGAATATTGCAGGTACATGAACCAAATACACTTccttattattttaatgtgaatCTGGTATTTTTGTTCCTTGAATCCTGAAGGATCCTAATGGAATTTGGAACATGGAAGTGAGGGTGATGTTACAGACTCCAGACTGTTGAATAGGCAGAGCTGAAGAGCTGCAGTGGAGAAGGCAATGCCAAGATAGAGCTAGCTTGTGATGTTAGTAACCCATGTTAAGTGGTAGCAAAATCTCTGGTTAAACTATTTCCTGCTATATCCCGAGACTCAGATAATGTCCACCAAGGGTCTGGAATCAAGACTTTGgaaggaaaaattcaaaatgttggtGGTTTTTGGCTTCCTCTTATAGCTTTCAATAAACTGCCACAAAAGacagataaaataatacaattttttgagagcttttctgttaaatttttcAAATCCAGAAAACACTGCTGCCCTGTGGGGCCTACACACAGAAACAGTGTGTTTTATGCTTCAGGAAAAGGGTAAACTTTA
This genomic stretch from Homo sapiens chromosome 14, GRCh38.p14 Primary Assembly harbors:
- the GPR65 gene encoding G-protein coupled receptor 65, whose amino-acid sequence is MNSTCIEEQHDLDHYLFPIVYIFVIIVSIPANIGSLCVSFLQAKKESELGIYLFSLSLSDLLYALTLPLWIDYTWNKDNWTFSPALCKGSAFLMYMNFYSSTAFLTCIAVDRYLAVVYPLKFFFLRTRRFALMVSLSIWILETIFNAVMLWEDETVVEYCDAEKSNFTLCYDKYPLEKWQINLNLFRTCTGYAIPLVTILICNRKVYQAVRHNKATENKEKKRIIKLLVSITVTFVLCFTPFHVMLLIRCILEHAVNFEDHSNSGKRTYTMYRITVALTSLNCVADPILYCFVTETGRYDMWNILKFCTGRCNTSQRQRKRILSVSTKDTMELEVLE